In one window of Gemmatimonadaceae bacterium DNA:
- the uxaC gene encoding glucuronate isomerase encodes MHRPLVLHADRFFDSDPEIRHAARALYEETRDLPLICPHGHVDPAILANDTAFPEPASLIVIPDHYIVRMLYSRGVPMESLGIPARDGTVVETDPRRIWQTFGDHAHLFHGTPTGLWLDHELHEVFGVKVRFDAESAQYVYDQIAERLASPEFRPRRLFERFNIEILATTDAASDSLVHHRAIRASGWRGRVIPTFRPDAVFRIAAPEWASELECLGQASGGAIPNYASFVDALEKRRGVFKSLGATATDHAVVEPFASRMSDQDVSAIFVRALRGEATPADQRRFEAHMLMEMARMSVDDGLVMQLHPGALRDHNRQVFDRFGADRGADIPVATEYTRNLAELLNAYGNDERFSMVLFTLDESAYARELAPLAGQYPALRLGPPWWFHDSIEGMTRYRQQVTETAGIYNTAGFNDDTRAFCSIPARHDLSRRVDANFLAGLVVRHIVEVDDAHVMARALAYDLARETYRVAPAVQPAAERPLAAART; translated from the coding sequence ATGCATCGGCCGCTGGTTCTGCACGCCGACCGGTTCTTCGATTCCGACCCGGAAATTCGGCACGCGGCGCGGGCGCTCTACGAGGAAACGCGCGACCTCCCGCTGATTTGCCCCCACGGCCACGTCGATCCGGCGATCTTGGCGAACGATACCGCGTTCCCCGAGCCGGCGTCGCTCATCGTGATCCCGGATCACTACATCGTCCGGATGTTGTACTCGCGCGGCGTTCCGATGGAGTCGCTCGGCATTCCGGCGCGCGATGGGACCGTGGTGGAGACCGATCCGCGGCGCATTTGGCAGACGTTCGGCGACCACGCGCACCTCTTTCACGGAACGCCGACGGGGCTCTGGCTCGACCACGAGTTGCACGAAGTGTTCGGCGTGAAGGTGCGGTTCGACGCCGAATCGGCGCAGTATGTCTACGATCAAATCGCCGAGCGTCTCGCGTCGCCCGAGTTCCGGCCGCGCCGGCTGTTCGAGCGCTTCAACATCGAGATACTGGCGACGACGGACGCGGCGAGCGACTCGCTCGTGCACCATCGCGCGATCCGCGCCTCGGGGTGGCGCGGTCGCGTGATTCCGACCTTCCGGCCGGATGCGGTGTTTCGGATCGCCGCCCCAGAGTGGGCGTCGGAGCTCGAGTGCCTCGGTCAAGCGAGTGGAGGGGCGATCCCGAACTACGCGTCGTTCGTCGACGCACTCGAGAAGCGGCGCGGGGTGTTCAAGTCGCTTGGCGCGACCGCGACGGACCACGCAGTGGTCGAGCCGTTCGCGTCGCGGATGTCCGACCAGGATGTGTCGGCGATCTTCGTGCGAGCGCTTCGCGGCGAAGCGACGCCGGCGGATCAGCGGCGCTTCGAGGCGCACATGCTGATGGAGATGGCGCGTATGTCGGTCGACGACGGGTTGGTCATGCAGCTCCACCCCGGCGCGCTCCGCGACCACAATCGTCAGGTGTTCGACCGATTCGGCGCGGACCGCGGCGCCGACATCCCCGTGGCCACCGAATACACGCGCAATCTCGCCGAGTTGCTGAATGCGTACGGCAACGACGAGCGATTCTCGATGGTCTTGTTCACGCTGGACGAGTCGGCGTACGCACGCGAGCTCGCGCCGCTCGCCGGACAGTACCCGGCGCTTCGCCTCGGTCCGCCATGGTGGTTCCACGACTCGATCGAGGGCATGACGCGGTATCGGCAACAAGTCACCGAGACGGCCGGGATCTACAACACCGCCGGCTTCAACGACGACACTCGCGCCTTCTGCTCGATTCCCGCGCGACACGATCTTTCTCGGCGCGTGGACGCGAACTTCCTCGCGGGGCTCGTGGTGCGGCACATCGTGGAGGTCGACGACGCGCACGTGATGGCGCGAGCGCTCGCCTACGATCTCGCGCGCGAGACGTATCGAGTCGCACCCGCCGTGCAACCGGCCGCCGAACGCCCGCTCGCG
- a CDS encoding ROK family transcriptional regulator encodes MLNLVREHQPISRAELARRMHVGRGMVTSLISELLDDGSIYEGSTVDAPRGRKPMMLYVRTRDRLVVAVDVRFSRTFLQLADFSGEAIAADSFDTIVDPKGLTANLTKRIGRLLKSHRAAGKCNGIGLVVPGMVDHSTGRVLNAPQLGWRDVDIRDELADATGLAVHIENAPIACALAQMWLGQRGGDAPRDFAYVTVSDGVGAGIVMNGEVVRGHNNTAGEFGHVAVDPLGPKCLCGARGCLEAYTSNLATLSRYLGHEFSPTESRRMLQESGLTIDDVISRARSGERRAINALEETARHLGGGLSVIINTLNPAQIFVGGEITEAWEQLEPVMTSVIRERALTALAAETPLVPEPASSFPRLRGATALVAAPLFAAPQVA; translated from the coding sequence GTGCTGAACCTCGTCCGCGAGCACCAGCCGATCTCGCGGGCGGAGCTCGCCCGGCGTATGCACGTGGGACGAGGGATGGTGACATCACTGATAAGTGAGCTGCTCGACGACGGGTCCATCTACGAAGGCTCCACTGTGGACGCCCCCCGCGGGCGGAAACCCATGATGCTCTACGTCCGCACGCGCGACCGCCTGGTAGTCGCCGTGGACGTTCGATTCAGCCGAACCTTCCTCCAATTGGCCGACTTCAGCGGCGAGGCCATCGCCGCCGACTCCTTCGATACGATCGTCGACCCCAAAGGCCTGACCGCCAACCTCACCAAGCGCATCGGTCGCCTCCTGAAATCGCACCGGGCCGCGGGGAAATGCAACGGCATCGGCCTCGTCGTCCCGGGCATGGTCGATCACTCCACCGGGCGAGTGCTCAATGCCCCGCAGCTCGGCTGGCGTGACGTGGATATTCGCGACGAATTGGCCGACGCGACGGGCCTCGCGGTCCACATCGAAAACGCACCGATCGCCTGCGCGCTCGCCCAGATGTGGCTGGGCCAGCGCGGCGGAGATGCCCCGCGCGATTTCGCGTACGTCACCGTGTCGGACGGCGTCGGAGCTGGAATCGTGATGAACGGCGAAGTGGTTCGAGGCCACAACAACACCGCCGGCGAGTTCGGACACGTCGCCGTTGATCCGCTCGGACCAAAATGCCTCTGCGGCGCCCGCGGCTGCCTCGAGGCCTACACCTCCAACCTCGCCACCCTCTCCCGCTACCTCGGCCACGAGTTCTCGCCGACGGAAAGCCGGCGGATGCTCCAGGAGTCGGGGCTCACCATCGACGACGTGATCTCACGCGCACGTTCGGGAGAGCGACGAGCAATCAACGCACTCGAGGAGACCGCTCGGCACTTGGGCGGCGGACTCTCGGTAATCATCAACACGCTCAACCCGGCGCAGATCTTCGTCGGCGGTGAAATCACCGAGGCGTGGGAGCAGCTCGAACCGGTGATGACGAGCGTCATCCGCGAACGCGCGCTGACAGCGCTTGCCGCGGAGACTCCACTGGTGCCGGAACCGGCGAGCAGCTTCCCGAGGCTCAGAGGTGCGACAGCGCTGGTGGCGGCCCCCTTGTTCGCAGCGCCGCAGGTCGCATAG
- a CDS encoding S8 family serine peptidase, translated as MKSSRVTSLFFLFAVACGAPSTVATRPTPTPTPPPTAAPTAPAATQPTSIPPVTLAEPPRNWQLLDEGIDHIPGISSERAMNELLAGKAPKKRVLVAIIDNGIDTAHADLRANLWINPKETPHNDVDDDHNGFVDDIHGWNFIGGKDGQDVHFDTFEVTREYARCHGGAAASGSAPITDAARCAEITAAFEKQRNTIQSSVANYKGALDVLHQITPMLKQAVAPNTLSVANVKALSATSQQLSQAKQIYLQLAGEGATETVLSDGLKSLEGQLKNGLNPDFNPRTVVGDNYTDWHQHTYGNSDVMGQDAKHGTHVAGIIGAVRGNGIGVDGIAPSVTFMMVRTVPDGDERDKDVANAIRYAVDNGAQIISMSFGKAFSPYKAAVDEAVKYADAHGVLMVHAAGNDGEDLGKSKNFPTPTYLDGGHPTLWIEVGASSWKGGENLPATFSNYGQQQVDLFAPGVDILSTVPGNEYERDSGTSMAAPVVTGVAALVMSYYPNLSAGDIRKIILASTAKFQSQVVKRPGDESKDMVPFGTLSVTGGIVNAYNALRMAEDVSNGKAKP; from the coding sequence ATGAAGTCGTCACGTGTCACGTCGCTGTTTTTCCTGTTTGCGGTCGCCTGCGGCGCGCCCAGTACTGTCGCGACGCGTCCCACCCCCACCCCGACGCCGCCTCCGACCGCCGCGCCGACCGCGCCCGCGGCCACACAGCCGACGAGCATTCCGCCGGTCACGCTCGCCGAACCGCCGCGCAACTGGCAGCTACTCGACGAAGGCATCGACCACATTCCGGGCATCAGCTCCGAGCGCGCCATGAACGAGCTGCTCGCGGGCAAAGCGCCGAAGAAGCGGGTGCTCGTCGCGATCATCGACAATGGGATCGACACGGCGCACGCGGACCTACGAGCGAACCTCTGGATCAACCCGAAGGAGACGCCGCACAACGACGTCGACGACGACCACAACGGATTCGTCGACGACATCCACGGCTGGAATTTCATCGGCGGCAAAGACGGCCAGGACGTGCACTTCGACACGTTCGAGGTGACGCGCGAGTACGCCCGTTGTCATGGCGGCGCGGCCGCGAGCGGCTCGGCCCCGATCACCGACGCGGCGCGCTGCGCCGAGATCACGGCGGCGTTCGAGAAACAGCGCAACACGATCCAGAGCTCGGTGGCGAACTACAAGGGTGCACTCGACGTTCTGCACCAGATCACGCCGATGCTCAAGCAAGCAGTAGCGCCGAACACCCTCAGCGTCGCGAACGTGAAGGCCTTGTCGGCCACGAGCCAGCAACTCTCGCAGGCGAAGCAGATCTACCTGCAGCTCGCCGGCGAAGGAGCGACGGAAACCGTGCTCAGCGACGGCCTCAAATCGCTCGAGGGACAGCTGAAGAACGGCCTCAACCCGGATTTCAATCCGCGCACGGTCGTCGGCGACAACTATACGGACTGGCATCAGCACACGTACGGCAACTCTGACGTGATGGGCCAAGACGCGAAGCACGGGACGCACGTTGCCGGAATCATCGGCGCCGTCCGGGGCAACGGCATCGGCGTCGACGGCATCGCCCCGTCAGTCACGTTTATGATGGTCCGCACCGTGCCGGACGGCGACGAGCGCGACAAGGACGTCGCGAACGCGATCCGCTACGCTGTCGACAACGGCGCGCAGATCATCAGCATGAGCTTCGGAAAGGCGTTCTCTCCCTACAAAGCCGCCGTCGACGAAGCGGTAAAGTACGCCGACGCGCACGGCGTCCTCATGGTGCACGCCGCGGGCAACGACGGCGAGGATCTCGGCAAGTCGAAGAACTTCCCGACCCCGACGTATTTGGACGGCGGACACCCGACCCTCTGGATCGAGGTGGGCGCGTCATCGTGGAAGGGCGGCGAGAATTTGCCGGCGACCTTCTCGAACTACGGCCAGCAGCAGGTCGATCTGTTCGCGCCGGGCGTGGACATTCTCTCGACCGTGCCCGGGAACGAGTACGAGCGCGACAGCGGCACGAGCATGGCCGCCCCCGTCGTCACCGGCGTCGCCGCGCTCGTGATGAGCTACTACCCGAATCTCTCGGCGGGCGACATCCGAAAAATCATCCTCGCCTCGACGGCGAAATTTCAGTCCCAGGTCGTCAAACGCCCGGGCGACGAATCCAAGGACATGGTCCCCTTCGGCACTCTCTCCGTCACCGGCGGAATCGTGAATGCCTACAACGCGCTGCGGATGGCAGAGGACGTGAGTAACGGGAAGGCAAAGCCATAG
- a CDS encoding M28 family peptidase — protein sequence MLSLLCASILVLSGCDRFGGGGAKTAFDGQAALGYVKAHLAFGPRTPGTPAHDSAAAWIVAQMKQRTDSVTVQRWTQTTADGTKLPLQNIFARFNPAATQRVLYVTHWDTRPKADDDPNFGNKARPILGANDGASGVGLFMALGDVFKKTPPSVGVDLLFVDGEDWGAFDSDSGGNYPDALFGSQYFASHLPSPNYKPLFGVLWDMIGDADLQLYQEANSVQRAPEVVSRVWQTASDLGYSKYFISQVGQQITDDHVPLLNKGLRVIDVLDIQYGPLPAGHDAFTQSNPNYHHTMQDTFDKVSAKSLQAVGDVAVALVK from the coding sequence ATGCTCAGCCTTCTCTGTGCCTCCATTCTCGTATTGAGTGGGTGCGACCGCTTCGGTGGAGGCGGCGCGAAGACGGCGTTCGACGGCCAGGCCGCGCTGGGCTACGTGAAGGCGCACCTCGCGTTCGGGCCGCGCACCCCCGGCACCCCGGCGCACGACTCCGCGGCCGCGTGGATCGTCGCGCAGATGAAGCAGCGTACGGACAGCGTGACCGTGCAGCGTTGGACGCAGACGACGGCGGACGGCACCAAGCTGCCGCTTCAGAACATCTTCGCGCGTTTCAATCCGGCGGCGACGCAGCGCGTGCTCTACGTGACGCATTGGGACACGCGTCCCAAGGCCGACGACGACCCGAACTTCGGCAACAAAGCGCGCCCGATCCTCGGCGCAAACGACGGCGCGTCCGGCGTCGGATTGTTCATGGCGCTTGGCGACGTCTTCAAGAAAACGCCGCCGTCGGTCGGCGTGGATCTGCTGTTCGTCGACGGCGAAGATTGGGGCGCGTTCGACTCCGACAGCGGGGGCAACTACCCGGACGCGCTCTTCGGATCGCAGTACTTCGCGAGCCATCTCCCGTCGCCGAACTACAAGCCGCTCTTCGGCGTGCTCTGGGACATGATCGGCGACGCCGATCTGCAGCTCTACCAGGAGGCCAACTCGGTGCAGCGCGCGCCGGAGGTCGTGAGCCGAGTGTGGCAGACCGCGTCGGACCTGGGCTACTCGAAGTACTTCATCAGCCAGGTCGGCCAACAGATCACCGACGACCACGTGCCGTTGCTCAACAAGGGGCTGCGTGTGATCGACGTGCTCGACATTCAGTACGGCCCGCTACCCGCCGGTCACGACGCGTTCACGCAGTCGAATCCCAACTATCACCACACGATGCAGGACACGTTCGACAAAGTGTCGGCGAAGAGCCTGCAGGCGGTGGGCGACGTGGCGGTGGCGTTGGTGAAGTGA